TATCATTTCCAGCTGACTTGTACTTAGAAGGATCTGACCAATACCGTGGATGGTTCAACTCAAGTATTACAACAAGTGTGGCAATTAATGGCGTTGCACCATATAAAGCAGTTCTTTCTCAAGGATTTACATTAGACCCACAAGGACGTAAACAAAGTAAATCTTTAGGAAATACGATTGAGCCAAATAAAGTAACCAATCAAATGGGTGCAGATATTTTAAGACTTTGGGTCTCAAGTGTGGATTATGAATCAGATGTGAAAGTGGATATGAATACGTTAAATCAAATTGCTGAAGTTTATCGTAAAATTCGTAATACAATGCGTTTCTTATTAGCAAACACATCTGATTTTGATGTGAATAAAGACCGTGTTGAATATGATGAATTACGTTCGGTTGATAAATATATGATGATTCGCTTAAATGATACAATCAAAACTATTCGTGATAAAGGGTATGACAATTATTCATTCTCGACTGTTTATAAGAGTCTAGTTAACTTCTGTACAAATGACTTGTCAGCATTCTATTTAGATTTTGCCAAAGATGTTGTCTACATTGAAGCAGGAGATAATCATGAGCGTCGTGCAATGCAAACTGTCTTTTATGATATTTTAGTGGCTTTAACAAAATTAATGACACCAATTTTACCATTTACGTCAGAAGAAATTTGGTCTCATTTACAAGAAGAAGAAGAATATGTGCAGTTATCTGAGCTTCCTGGTTATGACACTTATCCAGATCAAGATTCAATCATGGAATTATGGGATGGATTCATGGAAGTGAGAACACATGTCTTAAAAGCTTTAGAAGAAGCTAGAAATAATAAATTAATTGGTAAATCATTTGAAGCAAAAGTGACTATCTATCCAAATGAGCCAACTGCTATGTTGTTAGATGCATTAAATACTAATTTGGCACAAGTATTGATTGTTTCAGATTTAGTTGTTGAAAAATCAACAACTGATGTACCAGAAACTGCTATGAAATTTAATGATGTCTCTATTTTAGTGGAACCTGCTCAAGGTGAAACGTGTCAACGTTGTCGTGCAATCAAAGAAGATGTAGGTAGTCATCAAGAATTACCGACATTATGTAATCGATGTGCTGAAATTGTTGAAGTAAATTATCCTGAAGCTGTAGCAGAAGGCTTAGAGTAAAACTAAATAAATAAGCCTCAAATTATCAGTAGATAGTTTGAGGTTTCTTTATGAAAAGTTAAGGAATTTAAATAAGGGAGAAGTATGATGAAAAAATTAAATTGCTTGGTGTTAAGTGCAACGATTTTAGTGACATTAACAGGTTGTGGAAGTGGTAAAAAGAACCAAACAGTAGAGTCAACGCAATCAAGTGCAACTGTTAATATCACACTAAAGGAAGATCATAAAGAAATTGATTCAAAAGAAGTTAGCGTGAAAGATGAGACTGTTTTATATAATGTATTGAAAGATAACTATGATATTGAAGATACAAAAGGGTTTATCACATCCATTGACGGTTATAAACAAGATGAAAAAGAAAATAAGTATTGGTTATATACAGTCAATGGTAAACAAGCTGAAAAAGGGGTTCAAGAAACAACAGTATCTGATGGTGATAATATTGAGTTTGATTTATCTAAATTGGATTAATAGGAGACTAACTTGAAGCATATTAACACACAATCATTAACAATGATGGCTTTACTGACAGCATTTTGTGTAGTCGGTAGATTATTAATGGTTTTTATACCAAATGTTCAACCGATTACGGCAACACTTATTTTAGTGACACTTTATATGGGAAGACTTGAAGCAATTGTGATTAGTTCGCTTTCTATTTTAATTACAAATTTTTATTTAGGTATGGGAGTTTGGACAATTGCCCAAATAGTATCTTTTTGGTGTGTCATTTATCTAGTAGTCCTATTAGATAAATGGACTAACGTAAAAAATAACAAGGTATTACAACTTATTTTGTGCCTGATATCCGGTCTAGGGTATGGCTTTCTCATATCGGTGATGTTAGCACCGATATTTGGCGTAACAAACTTTTGGGCATATTATGTGACTGGTATGAGTTTTGATATCATGCATGCTTTCGGAACAATGTTTTTTTATATCTTATTAAAGAGTCCTTTTATTTATCTAATGAATAAAGAAATGAAAAAAAGAGGTAGCTGAGCTATCTCTTTTTTATTTGGTCGATGATCGAATAACTAAGTCTTGCGTAATGGGAATAGGTGAAAAAGTTAAGTTTTTTAATTCACTATAAAGATAGTTAAAACAATTGGTCGCTTGAGTTTCTAAATGACAGTCGACGGTAGTTAAGTGAATAATTTCGCTGATAGCGTTATTATCAAAACCCATAATACCAATATCTTTAGGGATAGAATAATCTAAAAGCTGCAATTCAGAGATACATTCAGCCGCAATGAAGTCGGTATAAAACACAAGGCAGTCAGGTCTATTTGATGTTTCATGCCATTTTTTTGCAATGTTTCGTCCAATTTGATAAGGTTTAGTGTTTAAAAAAATCCATTCCTCTTTTTTTTCTAGCTCTGGGTGTTGCTCATAAAAATAATCAAGAGCATTGATTCGAGCAAGGGTATTTTTATTATTTTTATAACCTAAAATGTGCCCGATATTTTTATAACCTCTGCTAAGTAAAAATTCAAGAGACATTAGATAACTGTCGTACTGATTGACATAAGATGAATAAATATCAGGAGAATCAATTCGATGCCAAGTCGAGATGGGGCCAAATTTTCGATAAGGTTTAATATCATCCCAAGAGTTACTTCTAGTGAATATAAAGACAGCATCCACTTGCTTATATTTCATTAAATTTAACGCATCTATTTCCTTTGCTTTATCTCCACCAGTAACATATAAGTTGACATAGAAATCATATGTTAATGCCGTTTTTGTGAAAGCATTTAAAAAGATACTGGTATATTGATTAAAATCATAGGAGATGAAGGCAATTGTTTTTGTTAAACCAGCTTGTAGATTTCTTGCGATCATGTTGGGAATATAACCAAGTTCGTCCATGGCTTTTTCAATTTTGAATCTTGTTGCTTCGCTAACATATCCTTTATTTGAAACAACGCGAGAAACAGTCGATTTTGAAACACCTGCTTTTTTTGCTACATCAATAATTGTTGTCATATAAAGACCTCCATTTACAAAAATTATACCAAAAAAAACTTGACATGGGAATGTTCCCACAAGATAGAATGAACATACAAACAATATAAGGAGGAAATACAATGGGATTTAGACAAGATTTTTTATGGGGTGGCGCAACAGCAGCCAATCAATGTGAAGGAGCATATCGTGAAGATGGTCGAGGATTAGCGAATGTGGATTTAGCTCCAGTTGGACCAGATCGTGCAGCAGTTATTACTGGAGAGATGAAAATGTTTGAATTTGATGAACATCATTTTTATCCAGCCAAAGAAGCCATTGATATGTACCATCGTTACAAAGAAGATATTGCGTTATTTGCAGAGATGGGATTTAAAACATATCGCTTATCCATCGCTTGGTCTCGTATTTTTCCAAAAGGTGATGAAAATGAACCAAATGAAGCAGGTTTAAAATATTATGAAGACTTATTTAAAGAATGTAAAAAATATGGGATTGAACCATTAGTTACGATAACTCATTTTGATTGTCCAATGCATTTAGTTGAAAAATACGGTGCATGGAGAAGCCGTGAATTAGTCGGTTTTTATGAAAATCTGTGTCATGTTATTTTTAATCGTTATAAAGGTTTAGTAAAATACTGGTTAACGTTTAATGAAATTAATATGATTTTACATGCCCCATTTATGGGAGCAGGGCTTTATTTTGAAGAGGGTGAAAATAAGGAACAAATCAAGTACCAAGCTGCTCATCATGAATTACTAGCTAGTGCGATTGCCACAAAAATTGCCCATGAAGTTGATCCAGAAAACAAGGTAGGATGTATGCTTGCTGCAGGAGCAAA
This genomic stretch from Vagococcus sp. CY52-2 harbors:
- a CDS encoding 6-phospho-beta-glucosidase, which encodes MGFRQDFLWGGATAANQCEGAYREDGRGLANVDLAPVGPDRAAVITGEMKMFEFDEHHFYPAKEAIDMYHRYKEDIALFAEMGFKTYRLSIAWSRIFPKGDENEPNEAGLKYYEDLFKECKKYGIEPLVTITHFDCPMHLVEKYGAWRSRELVGFYENLCHVIFNRYKGLVKYWLTFNEINMILHAPFMGAGLYFEEGENKEQIKYQAAHHELLASAIATKIAHEVDPENKVGCMLAAGANYAYTSKPEDVWASRKADRENYFFIDVQSRGEYPSYALKEMERKGITLPIQEGDLELLKEHTVDFVSFSYYSSRLQSTDPAVNEQTSGNIFESLKNPYLESSEWGWQIDPLGLRITLNDLYDRYQKPLFIVENGLGAVDTPDENGYVVDDYRIEYLAEHIKAMRDAVEIDGVDLLGYTTWGCIDLVSAGTGEMKKRYGFIYVDRDNEGNGTLNRSKKKSFDWYKKVIATNGEDLSNS
- a CDS encoding DUF4430 domain-containing protein translates to MKKLNCLVLSATILVTLTGCGSGKKNQTVESTQSSATVNITLKEDHKEIDSKEVSVKDETVLYNVLKDNYDIEDTKGFITSIDGYKQDEKENKYWLYTVNGKQAEKGVQETTVSDGDNIEFDLSKLD
- a CDS encoding LacI family DNA-binding transcriptional regulator, whose protein sequence is MTTIIDVAKKAGVSKSTVSRVVSNKGYVSEATRFKIEKAMDELGYIPNMIARNLQAGLTKTIAFISYDFNQYTSIFLNAFTKTALTYDFYVNLYVTGGDKAKEIDALNLMKYKQVDAVFIFTRSNSWDDIKPYRKFGPISTWHRIDSPDIYSSYVNQYDSYLMSLEFLLSRGYKNIGHILGYKNNKNTLARINALDYFYEQHPELEKKEEWIFLNTKPYQIGRNIAKKWHETSNRPDCLVFYTDFIAAECISELQLLDYSIPKDIGIMGFDNNAISEIIHLTTVDCHLETQATNCFNYLYSELKNLTFSPIPITQDLVIRSSTK